The nucleotide sequence TTTCTGCGTGGCCGACAGGCCAATGCGCAGCAAGCGCCGCTGGCACAGCGCGTCCAGTCGCGCCAGCGACAGCGCGAGGTGCGAGCCGCGTTTGCTCGCCGCCATCGCATGGATTTCATCGACGATCACGGTCCGGGCGCTACCGAGCATCGCGCGACCGGAGTCGGAGCCCAGCAGGATGTAAAGCGACTCCGGCGTGGTGACGAGGATGTGCGGCGGATGCTTGCGCATCAGGTTGCGTTCGGCCTGCGGGGTATCCCCGGTGCGCACCGCGGTGCGGATGGCGACGTCCGGCAGCCCCAGGGCCTCCAGCTCCGCGCGGATGCCCTCGAGCGGTTCCTCCAGGTTCACGTGGATGTCGTTCGACAGTGCCTTCAATGGCGAGACGTAGATCACCGCGGTGCTGTCGGGAAGCACGCCGCCCTGGGCGACGCCTTCACGCACCAGCCCGTCGATGGCCGCAAGAAAGGCCGTCAGCGTCTTGCCCGAGCCCGTGGGCGCCGCCACAAGCGTAGGTTTTCCTGAACGTATGGACGGCCAGGCGGCTATTTGCGCCGCGGTCGGCGACGGAAAACGGCGCTCGAACCACTGTCGCACGGCGGGATGAAACTCAAGCAGGGACATGGGCTTAGGGGCTGTATCGGCGTCAGGCGGACAGGGTAACCAGATGGGGGCGTGAGCAGCTTGCGGCAAGCCTTCGTAAAAATCTTCGCTTTCGCCCTTAGCAGGTTTGCATGACAATACGACGCCCAAACCGTGCGCTCGCGTATTGCGCCGGATGACACCGTTGCTGCCTTCACATCCTTGGGGATTCACACCATGAGCGTTCACCCGTCGCGGTCCGCCGTGCTCGCCCTTGCCATTGCCTCCGCCCTGGCGCTTCCCGTTGCCCTCCATGCGCAGGACAACACGGCCCAAACGGATAACACCGCTTCGAAGAAGAAGCCCACCGAGCTGCAGGCCGTCACCGTGACGGCGGAAAAGCGCGTGGAAGACCTGCAGAAAGTCCCGGTGTCGATGACCGTGCTACCGGCCGAGAAGCTCGAAGCCTTCGGCCAGGCCGGCGATACCGTGCTCCAGCTCGCTTCCCGCGCGCCCAGCGTCTACGCCGAAACCTCTTACGGTCGTGAGTTCCCGCGCTTCTACATCCGCGGCCTGGGCAACAGCGACTTCGACCTGAACGCGTCGCAGCCGGTGTCGATGGTGTACGACGACATCGTGCAGGAAAACCCCATCCTCAAGGGTTTCCCGCTGTTCGACCTGGACCAGGTGGAAGTGCTGCGCGGCCCGCAGGGCACGCTGTTCGGCCGTAACTCGCCGGCTGGCGTGATCAAGTTCGAATCGCGCAAGCCGAGCCAGGAAACCAGCGGCTATGCACGCGTCTCCTACGGCACGCTGGGCACTGCCAACGCCGAAGCGGCGATCGGCGGCGCGCTCAGCTCGCACTGGTCCGGTCGCGTGTCCGCGCTGGCGCAGCATCGCGACGGCTGGATCGACAACGATTACACCGGCAAGAAGGACGCGCTGGGCGGTTACAACGATCGCGCCATCCGTCTGCAGGCGCTGTATGAAAACGGTGACTTCAACGCGCTGATCAGCGCGCACGCACGCTGGCTCGACGGCAGCGCCATGGTCAACCGCGCCAATGCGATCCCGCTGGGCGAGAACAGCTTCGTCCCGAACTTCGATCGCGATGTGGTCTACCAGGACGGCAAGAATCGCCAGCATCTCTTCAGCTGGGGCACCAACCTGCACCTGAACTGGAAGCTGGGCGATTACACCTTCACGTCGATCACGGGCCTCGAGCGCGCCACCACGTACAGCCTCGGCGACGTCGACGGCGGTATCGCCATCCCGCACACGCCGGCGCAGCAGCAGTGGGTGACGCCGTTCCCGTCCGAGACGGCCGACGCGCTCCCGCACGATCGCCAGATCACACAGGAGTTCCGTCTGGCCAGCGATCCGAAGGAACAGCTGAGCTGGCAGGTCGGTGCGTACTATTTCGACGAAGACATCGCGATCAGCAACTTCGATTACGCCACGCTCAACAATCATGCGCTGGACGGCTACGCCGAACAGACCCAGCGCACCAAGGCGTGGGCGGTGTTCGGATCGGCGAAGTACCAGATCGCCGACGATTTCGACGTGCGTGCCGGTGCGCGCTACTCGCACGACTCGCGCACTTTCCGCGTCGATCGCATCCTGTCGCCGATCGGTGGCGGCCCCCTGACGCTGGCCGCCGATCCGCACGACTCGCGCTGGAGCGGCGACGTCACCGGCACCTGGCAGGTCGACCCGAACGTCAACCTGTACCTGCGCGTGGCCAACGGTTTCCGCGCGCCGAGCGTGCAGGGTCGCGTGCTGTTCGCCAACAGCATCTCGGTGGCCAAGCCTGAAACGATCACCTCGTACGAGCTGGGCATCAAAACCACCGGCATGGACAACCGCGTGCGCTTCAATGCGGACGTGTACAGCTACACCATGCACAACCAGCAGCTGACGGCCGTGGGCGGCGACATCAATGTCACTCGCCTGCTCAATGCCAAAAAGACCGACGGCTACGGCGCCGAGTTCGACCTGGAGGCCTACCTCACGCCGAACTTCATCGTCACCGCCGGCGGCAGCTACAACCACACGGAACTGAAGGATCCGAACCTGGCCGTGGCCATCTGCGGTTCGGGCTGCACCGTGCTCGACCCGCTCAACGCCCAGGGCAATGCGCTGGTCGACGGCAACACGTTGCCCAACGCGCCCAAGTGGATCGGCACGCTGACCGCGCGCTACGGCATTCCGTACGGCGACAGCGGCGAGTTCTTCGTCTACACCGACTGGAACTACCGCAGCGACGTAAATTTCTTCCTGTACGAGTCGAAGGAATTCCAGAGCAAGCCCTTCCTCGAAGGCGGTATCCGCGTTGGCTACAACTGGGACTTCGGTCGTCGTGAAATCGCGCTGTATGGCCGCAACCTGACCAACAAGAAGGTCATCACCGGCGCCATCGACTTCAACAACCGCACCGCGTTCGTCAACGACCCGCGCGTGATCGGCGTGGAGTTCAAGGCCGACCTGTAAGGCCCGGATACGGGCGAAGCGAAGGGCCGGGCCATGCCGGCCCTTCGTTCGTTCCGCACGCAAGAACCTGCCCGCATCCCGCCATGGCGCACACTCGCGGGCGGCCCCGCGCCCGTGCCACTATGAGACCCATTGGCGCCACTTCCTGACTACCCAGGGGGGGTATCGGTGGCGCGCATCATGCGCGGGATACGTATGTTCGCAACGAAGGGATGGGGTCGCCGGGCAATCCGGGGCTGGCTGGTGCTGGTGGTGTGGATGGTGGTGGGTTCGGCGTGGGTCGGGACGGCATGCGCGGCAAGCCTGGATGCCTCCTTGCTGCCGCGGATCCAGGGCGCGACATTCGAAGTGGTGGCGGCCAAGCCGGACAAGGATCCGCTGACCTACGAAAAGCCCCTGCCGCTGGAGCTGCTCGATTACCAGGACCGGACCGACAAATACTTCTCCATCGGCACCGCCTTCGCGATCGGCAAAAACCGCTACGTGACGGCCGGCCACGTGCTGATGGCTGGCCTCGACAGCCTGTGGGGCCAACCGTCGTTGCGCGATGCCAAGGGCAACGTCTACGCCATCGACAAGATCGAGAAGTTCGATCTGCGCCGCGACCTGGTGGTGTTCTCGCTGGTCAA is from Dyella terrae and encodes:
- a CDS encoding TonB-dependent receptor, which gives rise to MSVHPSRSAVLALAIASALALPVALHAQDNTAQTDNTASKKKPTELQAVTVTAEKRVEDLQKVPVSMTVLPAEKLEAFGQAGDTVLQLASRAPSVYAETSYGREFPRFYIRGLGNSDFDLNASQPVSMVYDDIVQENPILKGFPLFDLDQVEVLRGPQGTLFGRNSPAGVIKFESRKPSQETSGYARVSYGTLGTANAEAAIGGALSSHWSGRVSALAQHRDGWIDNDYTGKKDALGGYNDRAIRLQALYENGDFNALISAHARWLDGSAMVNRANAIPLGENSFVPNFDRDVVYQDGKNRQHLFSWGTNLHLNWKLGDYTFTSITGLERATTYSLGDVDGGIAIPHTPAQQQWVTPFPSETADALPHDRQITQEFRLASDPKEQLSWQVGAYYFDEDIAISNFDYATLNNHALDGYAEQTQRTKAWAVFGSAKYQIADDFDVRAGARYSHDSRTFRVDRILSPIGGGPLTLAADPHDSRWSGDVTGTWQVDPNVNLYLRVANGFRAPSVQGRVLFANSISVAKPETITSYELGIKTTGMDNRVRFNADVYSYTMHNQQLTAVGGDINVTRLLNAKKTDGYGAEFDLEAYLTPNFIVTAGGSYNHTELKDPNLAVAICGSGCTVLDPLNAQGNALVDGNTLPNAPKWIGTLTARYGIPYGDSGEFFVYTDWNYRSDVNFFLYESKEFQSKPFLEGGIRVGYNWDFGRREIALYGRNLTNKKVITGAIDFNNRTAFVNDPRVIGVEFKADL